In the Malaclemys terrapin pileata isolate rMalTer1 chromosome 12, rMalTer1.hap1, whole genome shotgun sequence genome, one interval contains:
- the LOC128846621 gene encoding olfactory receptor 4D2-like, translated as MEQENLTTPVTEFVLLGLTQSSELQRFLFIVFSIVYLTTWLGNFTIITTVITDRQLHTPMYFLLANLAFIDISDSTVSVPKMLSGLLSQRKTISFNECILQMFFFHFIAGAMVFLLVVMAADRYVAIHKPLRYLTIMNRGVCMGLVASTWLGGLAHSAIQIGMVFQLPFCGPNVLDNFYCDVPQVVKLACTDTRLSELLIVSHNGVIVIIIFILLLISYTIILVKIRTHLTEGKRKALSTCATQIMVVCLIFIPCIFIYARPFQKFPMDKVVSVLYTVIPPMLNPMIYTLRNAEMKKAIRRLMSRMLFLGRKIKT; from the coding sequence ATGGAGCAGGAGAACCTCACCACCCCTGTGACAGAATTTGTCCTCTTGGGCCTCACCCAGAGTTCTGAGCTGCAGCGATTCCTCTTCATTGTCTTCTCCATAGTCTACCTGACAACCTGGCTGGGAAACTTCACCATCATCACCACCGTGATAACTGACCGCcagctccacacccccatgtacttcctGCTGGCCAACTTGGCTTTCATAGATATTAGTGACTCTACAGTCAGTGTGCCGAAGATGCTCTCGGGTCTCCTTTCCCAGCGCAAAACCATCTCCTTCAATGAATGCATCCTCCAGATGTTCTTCTTCCACTTCATCGCTGGTGCTATGGTATTTTTACTTGTGGTGATGGCCGCTGATAGGTACGTGGCTATCCATAAACCATTGCGATACTTGACTATCATGAACCGGGGTGTGTGCATGGGGTTAGTGGCCAGCACATGGCTGGGTGGATTGGCTCACTCTGCTATTCAAATTGGAATGGTCTTCCAGCTACCGTTCTGTGGGCCGAACGTCCTGGACAATTTCTACTGCGATGTCCCACAAGTCGTGAAACTGGCCTGCACCGACACCCGCCTGTCCGAGCTGCTGATAGTCTCCCACAATGGGGTGATTGTCATAATTATCTTCATTCTCCTGCTCATTTCGTACACCATCATCTTAGTCAAGATCAGGACACACCTCACGGAAGGGAAGCGCAAGGCTCTGTCCACCTGCGCAACCCAGATCATGGTGGTGTGTTTAATATTCATACCCTGCATCTTCATCTATGCCCGGCCCTTCCAGAAATTCCCTATGGACAAGGTGGTCTCGGTCCTTTACACTGTAATCCCCCCAATGCTGAACCCGATGATCTACACTCTGAGGAATGCCGAGATGAAGAAGGCCATCAGGAGACTGATGAGCAGAATGCTCTTCTTGGGGAGAAAAATAAagacataa